Below is a window of Streptomyces sp. NBC_00223 DNA.
GCTGCCGTCTCGTCGATCGCCGCCACCGGCGACTTCTCCCAGACCAACACCTGCGGTTCGTCCATCGCGGCGAACGGCTCGTGCACGGTCAGCGTGAAGTTCGCGCCGACGGCGACCGGCGCCCGTACCGGCACCCTGACCGTCAACGCGGGCGGGAACACCAGCACGGTCAGCCTGTCGGGCACCGGCACCGCGCCCGGCCCGGTCCTCAACACCGACCCGGCCAGCCTCTCCTTCGCCGCCACGGTGGTCGGCTCCTCGGCTCCCGCGCAGACCGTGACGGTGTCCAACTCCGGTACGACCGCGGCGACCGTCTCGGGCGTCACGGCGAGCGGTGACTTCAGCCAGACCAACAACTGCTCCACCCTCGCGGTGGGTGCCTCCTGCACGGTGACCGTCACGTTCAAGCCCACCACGGGCGGCGCCCGTACCGGGAATCTGACGCTCACCGGCAACGCCAACAACAGCCCGACGACGGTCACCCTGGCCGGCAGCGGCATCGACAGCAGCACCAACATCGCGGCCGGCCGCCCGGCGTCGGCGAGTTCGAGCAGCGGTACGTATGTCCCGGCGAACCTCACGGACGCCGACGCCTCGACGTACTGGGAGAGCGCCAACGGCTCCTTCCCGCAGTGGGCGCAGGTCGACCTCGGCCAGAACTACGGCGTCGGCAAGGTCGTCCTCAAGCTGCCGCCGGCCACGGCGTGGGCGGCGCGCACCCAGACCCTGTCGGTGCTCGGCTCCACGGACGGCTCGAACTTCTCGACCCTCGTGGGCTCGGCCGGGTACACCTTCGACCCGAACGCCAACAACAACACGGTGACGATCACCTTCAACTCCGCCACGGCCCGGTACGTCCGGGTCAACATCACCGCCAACAACGGCTGGGCGGCGGGGCAGTTGTCGGACTTCGAGGTCTTCCCGAGCGGCGGCGGTGGCGGGACGTCGGCGGCGACGCTGTCGGCCAACCCCGGTTCGCTGACCTTCGCGAGCCAGGCGCCGGGCACCACCAGCGCGGCGCAGACGGTCACGGTGACCAACACCGGCAACGCGGCCGCGGCGGTCTCCGGGGTCTCGGTCTCCGGTGACTTCTCGCAGACCAACACCTGCGGTTCGTCCCTCGCGGCGAACGCGTCCTGCACGGTCAGCGTCAAGTTCGCGCCGACCGCGTCGGGCACCCGCACCGGCGGCCTCACCATCAGCAGCAACGCGTCGAACAACCCGACCACGGTCGCGCTGACCGGCACGGGCTCGGGCACGGTGAGCACCAACCTCGCCGCGGGCAAGGCCACCAGCGAGTCCAGCCACAACGACGTGTACGCGTCCTCGAACGTCACGGACGGCAACCAGAACAGCTACTGGGAGAGCGCCAACAACGCTCTGCCGCAGTGGGTGCAGGTGGACCTCGGCTCCGCGCAGAGCGCCGGGCGCGTCGTCCTCCAGCTCCCCGCCACGTGGGGGGCCCGCAGCGAGACGCTCTCCGTGTCGGGCAGCACGGACGGCAGCAGCTTCACCACGCTCAAGTCGTCGGCGAGCTACACCTTCGACCCGAGCGGCAATAACACGGTCACCATCACGTTCCCCGCGACCACCCAGCGGTACTTCCGGGTGACCGTCACGGCGAACACGGGCTGGCCGGCCGGCCAGTTCTCCGAGTTCCAGGTCTGGAACACCTGACCCGACTCCCGGTCGGGCACCCCCCGACCGGACCCGCCCATGCATGACAAGGGGCCCCACCGCGGCGCGGTGGGGCCCCTGCCTCTCCCCTGTGGACCACGTCCGCCACTCCGGATCCGCCGTGGGGTGCACGGTCAGGAACTCCGCAGAGCGGATCGGCACGCCCGCCGCCCGACCGGCTCCGCCGCTCCCGAAGGAGCCCGGTCAGAGTGGCCCGGCCCCCACGGCGGCGGCCCGGACGGACGAGCACGTCGCCCGCTGGCCGGCGCGGCGCCGCCGAGCACGCCCACCGCGTCGCGGAGCGCGTCGGCAACGGCAGCCGAGCCCCACGGGGGCGGACGAGACGGACGAGCGTCGCCCGTCGGCCGGGACGGACGGGTGCGTCACCCGTCGGCCGAGGGTGAGCCGACGCGGCGCCGCCGAACACGTCCACCACGTCGCGGAGCGCGTCGGCAACTGGAGCCGGCCCCCACGGGTGGCGGGCCGGACGGACGAGTACGTCGCCCCCCGGCCGGGGCTGAGCCGCCGCGGCGCCGCCGAACACGCCCACCGCGTCGCAGAGCGCGTCGGCAACTGGAGCCGGCCCCCACGGGTGGCGGGCCGGACGGACGAGTACGTCGCCCCCCGGCCGGGGCTGAGCCGCCGCGGCGCCGCCGAACACGCCCACCGCGTCGCGGAGCGCGTCGGCAGCGGGAGCCGGGCCCGACTCGGCTGTCGGATCGGCATGTCCGGCCTCCTCGATCGCCTCGCGTCCGAGCCCCCGGCTCCTGGGTCCGCGCCGCGGGGGCGCGGAGGTCAGGAAGGGGAGCGGGCCCGGGCCGGGGCCCGGGAAGGGGGAGCCGCCCCGGGCTCAGAACGCCGGGTACCGGCCCGGGCTCAGAACGCGGTGTCGGCCGGCGCTCAGAACCCGGGAAGCATCGGTCGCAGACCGCGCTCAGGACACGGGAAGCGCCGGTCGCAGACCGGGCTCGCGGATCAGCGCGGTGACCTCCGCGGCCGCCCGCGACGCGCAGCTCGGCCGCCCCGACCACCGTTCCAGCCGCGGCGAACCGACCATGCCGATCCGTATGTCGTCGACCCCTTCACGGCAGGCGAGGCCCAGCTCGCCGCGCGCGTTGTACACGACGGCCGTGGCGTCGTCCCAGGGGCGGTGGTGCGTACGCCACAGGGTCCGCACGTACAGACCGTCGGGCGCGGCCACGATCCGCCACCGCGCGATCCGGGCCAAGGGGACCACCCAGCACAGCCACATCAGGTACCAGAAGGTCAGCGGCGACGGGTGAACCCCCCACAGGTACAGCGCGACCGGCCCCGCGGCCACCACCGCGAACAGCACCAACGCCGTCACGAACGCCACCGGCCCCGGCTGCCAGCGCACCCGGGCCGGCCCGGTGGCCAGAGCGGCCCGCGCCTCGCGCACCCGGTCCTCGGCTGCCGCCCGGTCCTTCGCGGGACCCCCGCTGACCGGGACGCCGTCGGCCTGGGGCAGGTCGGGCGCGGCGCCCGGACGTATCGGGGAGACCGACACCTCGACAAGCCACTGGCCTGATTCCGTGGCGCTCGCCAGCACCAACTCCCGGTCCCCGCGGACCGGTCCGTAGAGCAGGGCCTGGCGCAGCGTCTCACGGGCGCCGATGTGCGGCCGGTAGTGCAGCACGGGGTCGAGGCCGGCGGTGTCGTCGGCGGCGTATATCTCCGTGTTCCCCCCGTTGCGGCGGGTCAGGACGCGCAGGACGGGCACGGGAGCGCTCAGCAGCGCCGTCACCCGGTGGCGGGCGAGCAGGCCCGACGCGATCAGGGTCACCCCGACCCCCGCGAGGACCACCGCCAGCAGCTGACGGCCGCTCCGGTCGCCGTAGGGCTCGCCCGCGAGCCGCGTCCAGTCCCCGTGGACGAGCACCCGCACCCGGTGCTGCCCGCGGTAGTCGCCCACGACGGCGAAGCGGTGGCGGGTGCCGTCGGGGAGCCGGACGGTCAGGGCGTAGTCGCCGGCGTTGTACTTCACCACGGGAACGTCCCGCGCGGTGGCCGTACGAGCGGTACGGTCGTCGGCCCGGTTGTCCGCGACGACGGTGGCGACCACGGCGGCGCCCGCCGCGCACAGCAGCGCGCCCGCGACCCAGCGGATCACCCCCCGCCGGGCCGGGCGCACCCCGGCGGGCGCCGGAGCCGCGACCGCGAGACCGCCGGCCGCGTCGCGGATCAGCGCGTCCTGACGGCGCCGGACCCGCAGCCGCGTCACGCCGGACACCAGGCCCCAGCACAGCGCGGCGACGACGAAGCAGTCCGCCGCCTTCTCCTCGGGGCCGCCCGCCCAGGTACCCGGCCCGGCCATGTAGAGCAGCAGCAACGGACCGGATATCAGGGCGAGTTCGGGGAGGAAGAAGAGGCACAGCACATGCGGCAGGAACCACGTCGTGGCGATCCCGTCGACCCACTGCGCGCCGCACGGCGCCGCCGGTGTGCACGACGGGTCGGGCGAGACGATCACCGCCCAGAACACGGCGACCGCCACCAGCACCGCGGGGCCCACCGGCCGTGCCCACACAGGGACCTGTAGATGCCGCCACCGCCGGGCGTCGGCGGACAGCCACGGTCGCGCGGGCACATCCGTGAACGGCACGGAACTCGTCGTCATGCGGGCATTATGCGGCCACGCCGGTCCGCGGACGCGGCCCGTACGGAGAACACCGGCCCCGCGCGAAAAGCCGCACGTCCGCCCCGCGCGAAAAGCCGCACGTCCGCCCCGCGCGAAAAGCCGTACCTCCGCCGCGCGCGGAAAGTCGTACCTCGGCCCCGCGCGGAACGGTGAACACCCCGCCGGCCTCAGCGCGGGTGGCGCGCGGTGACATGGGCCCCCGCGTCCGCCTCCAGGGACACCGACCCGTGATCGTCCTTCACCGACACCCGGATGACCGTCTTCCCGCTCTTCGCGTCCTTGCCGACGGTCAGCCGCCAGGACGTGGGGGCCTTGACGCCCAGCGTCGTGCGCGCCTGGTGGATCAGCGCGGGCAGCCGCTCGTACGGAATCGCCCGTACGTCGATCAGCGGATCGGGGCCCAGGGTCAGGGGGATGCCGCCGCGCAGCGTCATGGTCCGGGCGCCGATGGTGAGTTCGAGGACGTCGGGTGTGCCGGTGGCGGAGATCAGGCTCTCGGAGGTACGGCGCATCTCGCCCTCCCGCAGCAGTGGTTCGCCGGACCCCGAGACGGTCGCCGACGACGTGAAGCCGGTCCCGGTCACCGTGAACGACGTACTCGTGGACGACGTGGAGGACGACACCGTCGGGGACGCGGAGGACTTGGCCGGAACGTCGTCCTTGAAAAGGTCCCCCCGGTAGAGCAGTACGACGAGCGCCCCGCCGACCAGGAGTCCCAGGACGGTCAGCAGACACAACCCGCCTCCCATGGGGGGCGATTCGACCTTGGCGGACTCGGGGGCGGAGTCCACCGACTCCTCGGCCACCCGCCGCGCCCACTCCGGCGACGGCCGGTCGACGATCTTGACCTTCCACGGCCGGTCGACGCGGTAGGTGACGACCAGCATCCGGCCCGGCGGATAGTCGGGGATGTCGACGAGGTTGATGTCCATCCGGGCCTCGGACCGGAACGCCGGGCCGCCCTCCGGCGCGACCGTCAGCTCGAACTGGACGGGTATGTCCCCGGTTTCGCTGCCGCCCGCGCGCCGGCTCTCGATGACGGCGAGCGCCGTCAGCCGCTGCGGCTCGGGCAGTCTCGCCCGCCGCCAGCTGTTGAGGACGACCACGAAGACGACGACGAGAACCGCGAGGCCGGCGCCGATCAGCGCCGGACGAAGCTCCTTGATCACCGACCCGACCACCACGCCCGCCAGCGCGGCGCCGACCATGCCGCTGACCACGAACCCGCGGAGCAGAGCGACCGGCCCGGCGGACGCCCGCGCCTCGGCGGAAGCGGACGTCTGGGCCCCGGAGATCGTCATACCGGCGATTATGCCGCCCCCCGATGTACACCGTAAGGACGATCGCGGCACAGCACGGCAACGGCGATTTTCAGCCGTCCCCGGCCATGACCGCAGGGCTTCCGGGCCCTGAAGCGGGCCTGAACTCCCGGTTCACCACGTCCGCTTGACGGCCCGCCGACGCCGGACCAGCGGCCGGGCAACTGATGTTCCGTAAACGTTGCCGGTTCTCTTGACAGCGCTCCGAGCGGAGGAACACTCTCCTGAGAGCGCTCTCACCCTCTCCATCCCCCACAACGGCGTGCCCCCGTCCCGGCCGGACGCGGACCCGCCGCCCCCACAAAAGGAGAAAGAGTACGCATGTGGACTCGAAGTTCCCGAAATAGGCGCGCGCGCCTCCTGCCGCGCCGAACGGGCGGTCGGATCACGGTCGGTCTGGCGGCCGTCGTCGCCCTCGCGACGGTCACCCTGACGGGCTCCCCCACCGCCTCCGCCCAGGCCCCCGCCCGCGCCGCACTCTCCGCGGCACAGGCCCAGGCCGCGCCCGCAGCCGCGCCCGCCGCCGTACCCGCGCCGCCGGCCGGCTTCACCACCGCCTGGAGCGACGACTTCAGCGGCGCCGCCAACACCGGTCTGAACACCGACACCTGGCGTTACGACGCGGGTGACGGCTGGACCTTCGGCACCGGTGAGATCGAGACGATGACCAACAGCACGGCCAACGTGTACCAGGACGGCAACGGCCACCTGGTGCTCAAGGCCCTGCACTCGGGCACCGACCCCAACTCCGGCTGGACCTCCGGCCGGGTCGAGACGCAGGCCGACGGCTTCGGCGCCCAGCCCGGCGGCGTGGTCCGGATGCAGGCGTCCATCCAGCAGCCGAACGTCACCACGGCGAACGGCGCCGGATACTGGCCCGCGTTCTGGATGCTGGGCTCGCCGCTGCGGGTCGGCGTCCCGTGGCCCGGCTCCGGCGAGGTCGACATCCTGGAGGACATCAACGGCCGCAGCTCGGTCTTCGGCACGCTGCACTGCGGTGTCGGCAGCGGTGGTCCCTGCAACGAGACCAGCGGGGTCGGCAGCGGCGAGCACGCCTGCGCCGGCTGCCAGACCGGTTACCACACCTACGCGGTGGAGGTCGACCGCTCGACCTCACCCGAGCAGATCCGCTGGTACCTCGACGGCGCGAACTACTTCACCCTCAAGTCGAACCAGGTCGACGCCACGGCGTGGGCCAACGCGGTCGACCACAGCTTCTACATCATCTTCGACCTGGCGATCGGCGGCGGCTTCCCGGCCGCGTTCGGCGGCGGCCCCAACGCGGCCACCGTTTCCGGCGGCCAGATGAACATCGACTACGTCGCCGTCTACAACAAGCCGCCGGCGGGCAACTTCGGCGCCAACATCGCCCAGGGCAAGCCCACCACGGCCTCCTCGGCGGAGAGCGCCCTGTTCCCGGCGTCGAACGCCACGGACGGCGACATCACCACCCGCTGGTCGAGCGGCTTCAGCGACCCGCAGTGGCTCCAGGTCGACCTCGGCCAGTCGTACAACCTGACGCACGCCACCGTGACCTGGGAGGCGGCCTCTGCATCGGCCTACCAGATACAGACATCCGCCAACGGCTCGACCTGGACCACGGTCTACAGCAACAACAACAGTCCGGCCGACATCCAGGACACCGCGCTCTCCGGCACCGGACGCTATGTCCGGATCTACGCCACGAGCAGAGCCTCGCAGTACGGCGACTCGCTGTACGAATTCGCGCTCTACGGCACACCGACGTCCGGCGGCGGCGACCCCGGCAACCCGGGCAATCCCGGCGGCCCCGCCACCCTGCTCTCGCAGGGCAAGACGGCCACCGCGTCCTCCAGTGAGAACGACAGCTTCACGGCCCCGAACGCGGTCGACGGCAACACCGGCACCCGGTGGTCGAGCGGGTTCTCCGACCCGCAGTGGCTCCAGGTCGACCTCGGCGCCAGCCACACCATCAGCCAGGTCGTGCTCAACTGGGAGGCCGCGTACGGCACGGCCTACCAGATCCAGACCTCGGCGAACGGCTCCACCTGGACCACCGTCTACTCGACGACCACCAGCACCGGCGGCGTCCAGACGATCCCGGTGACCGGATCGGGCCGCTACGTACGCCTGTACGGCACGGCCAGGTCGACCCAGTACGGGTACTCGCTGTGGGAGTTCCAGGTCTACGGCACCTGATCCGTCCGCGGCACCCGGTCGACAACAGCCGACCGAGAACAGCTGACCGAACGCCCTTGGCGCGCCGACGGGCGCACCAAGGGCGTTCCCCTCCTTCGCGGCTCCCCCCGCGCCGGAGACATGAACGGGCCCCGGGGTCGACGTCTTGGGTTCTAACGGTCCTCGCAACACCTGCGATCTGTGGGAGTTGCGGGGACTGTGGGCGTTGAGTGTGGGGATCGTGTGGGGTTGCGGGAGCGTTTCCTTGCGCGGCTGGATGCTGTGGGGAACGTGACGGTGGTGGCCCGTGAGCTGGGGGTGAACCGGAACACTGCTTTCGGCTGGGCCCGGAAGGCCGGACAGGGCTCGGTGCGCCTGCCGCGGCGGCATCCCGGGCGGGATGAGTACGAGCGGCTTCGGGCCGCCGGTGTCGCACGCCGGGTGGCGGCCCGGCAGGTCGGTGTGAACGAGCGCACGGCCAAGGACTGGGACTGGGGCGTCAAGAAGAGCGGCACCACACGCACCTATGCCGACGGCCGCCGTGTCGACTACACCACCGGGACCGTCACGATGGGCGGTGTGACCACAGTACCGGTGGGCCTGCCAGCCCTGGAAAAGCAACTGCATCCGCGATTTCTGACACTGGCCGAGCGCGAACAGATCCGCGATCTGCGTGCGCTGGGCTGGTCGCTGCGGGCGATCGGGCGTGCCCTGGGGCGGCCGGCGAGCACGGTCAAGCGGGAGATCGACACGAACTCCGGCACCGGGGGCTACCAGCCCTACGCCGCCCACCGCGCCGCTGCCGCGCGCAGGCCCCGGCCCAAGGACCGCAAACTACTGCGCGAGGGACGGCTGCGCCGCTTCGTCCAGGACGGACTGCGCAGGCGGTGGTCACCGGAGCAGATCTGCCACGCTCTGTTCAAGGAGCATCCCGACGACCGGAGCATGCGGGTGAGCGTGGAAACGATCTACCAGGCACTGTACTTCCAGGCCCGTGGCGGCCTGAGGCGGGAAGTGCAGGCCGCCGTCCGTTCCGGCCGGACCCGCCGCAAACCACGCCGCGACCCGCAGCGGCGCACACCACGGTTCACCGACCCGATGGTGATGATCAGCGACCGCCCCGCCGATATCGAGGACCGGGCGGTGCCCGGCCACTGGGAAGGCGATCTGATCATCGGCGCGGGCGGGCGCTCCGCGATCGCCACCCTGGTCGAGCGGACCACCCGCTACACCATGCTGGTCCACCTGCCCGGCGCAGCCCACGACGCCGAAACCGTCCGCGACGGCCTCGTCGCCACGATCCAGACCCTGCCCGCCCACCTGCGCGGCTCCCTCACCTGGGACCAGGGCAGCGAGATGGCACGCCACCAGCAGTTCACCATGGCCACAGGCATGCCCGTCTACTTCTGCGACCCCGCCTCACCCTGGCAACGCGGCTCCAACGAAAACACCAACGGCCTGCTCCGCCAGTACTTCCCGAAGGGAACCGACCTCAGCATCCACAGCCCCGAAGACCTCGAACACGTCGCCCAGGAACTCAACGGCCGCCCACGCAAGACACTCGACTGGGATACCCCAGCCGAGCGCCTACGTGATCTACTCACCACCTGAAACCAGGCGGTGTTGCGACGACCCCATGAACCCAAGCGTACGACCCCGGGGCCCGGAGAAATCAGCCGTTCGGCCGACCGCTAGACGGACGCGGCCGAGGAGCGGCGGTACTGGGCCGGGCGGCTGCGCCGGCCGCGGGCCGACTGCGCGCTGCGCTTGGCCCGCTCCACCACCGGCACGGTGATGGTGACCGGCACCCCGGAAGGCGCCTGCGCCCCGGTGATCCGGGTCAGCTCGGCCTCGCCGGAGCGCACCTGCGTGGTCTGCGGGGTGATGCCCGCGGCGGCCATCAGCCGGGTCATCTCGCGGCGCTGGTTGGGCAGCACGAGGGTGACGACGCTGCCGGACTCGCCCGCGCGGGCGGTACGGCCGCCGCGGTGCAGATAGTCCTTGTGGTCGCTCGGCGGGTCGACGTTGACGACCAGGTCGAGGTTGTCGACGTGGATGCCGCGGGCGGCGACATTGGTGGCCACCAGGGCCGTGACGTGCCCGTTCTTGAACTGCTCCAGGGTGCGGGTGCGCTGCGGCTGCGACTTGCCGCCGTGCAGCGCCGCCGCCCGTACCCCGCTGTTGAGCAGGTGCTCGACCAGCCGGTCCACCGCGTGCTTGGTGTCCAGGAACATCAGCACCCGCCCGTCGCGGGCGGCGATCTCCGTGGTGGTGGCGTACTTGTCGGCGCCGTGCACATGCAGCACGTGGTGGTCCATCGTGGTGACCGTGGCCGACGAGGGGTCGACCGAGTGGACGACCGGGTCCTGGAGGTAGCGGCGGACCAGCAGGTCGACATTGCGGTCCAGGGTCGCCGAGAACAGCATCCGCTGGCCGCCGGGGCGCACCTGGTCGAGCAGCTCGGTGACCTGCGGCATGAAGCCCATGTCGGCCATCTGGTCGGCCTCGTCCAGCACGGTGATCGCGACCCGGTCCAGCCGGCAGTCGCCGCGCTCGATCAGGTCCTTGAGCCGTCCGGGCGTCGCGACGACGATCTCGGCGCCGCCGCGCAGCGCGCCGGCCTGGCGGCCGATCGACATGCCGCCGACCACCGTGGCGATCCGCAGCCGCAGCGAGCGGGCGTACGGGGTGAGCGCGTCGGTGACCTGCTGGGCCAGCTCACGGGTGGGGACCAGGACCAGGGCCAGCGGCTGCCGGGGCTCGGCCCGCTGTCCGGCCGTGCGGACGAGCATCGCCAGGCCGAAGGCGAGGGTCTTGCCGGAGCCGGTACGGCCGCGGCCCAGCACGTCACGCCCGGCCAGCGAATTCGGCAGGGTGGCGGACTGGATCGGGAACGGCTCGTTGACACCCAGGCTGACCAGCATCTTCACCAGCGCGGCGGGCATGTCCATCTCCGCGAAGGTCGCGGCGGGCGGCAGGCCGGGGGTGACGGTGACCGGCAGGGCGAATTCACCCTGCGGAGCGGCCGGGCGGCGGCCGTAGCCACCGGAGCGGGCCGGGGCGCCGGACCGGCCGGAGCCGCCGGAGCGGGTGGGGGCCTGCGAGCGGAAGCCGCGGCCGGAGGAACCGGCGGAGCCGCCGCCGGTACGGGTACGGGAGTAGCGGTCGTTGGTGCGGGTGGTGCGGTTCATACGGAACCTTCCTCGACGTGGCACGTATCGAGGAACTCCCGGTGGAAACGAGCAGCACGGAGAATCGCAAGAACGAGCCGGAACATCAATGAAAAAGCGACCGGGCCACGGAAATATTCCGGGAACGGCTTTCCTGGGAAAAGCGACGAGCCGGGTCCCGCACCCCAAGGTGCGGGCCCCGGCTTGCGCCGTACGCCTGAGGGTCAGGCGGGAACGATGTTCTCCGCCTGCGGGCCCTTCTGGCCCTGGGTGACGTCGAAGGTCACCTTCTGGCCCTCGCTGAGCTCACGGAAGCCCTGCGCGGCGATGTTCGAGTAGTGGGCGAAGACGTCGGCGCCGCCGCCGTCCTGCTCGATGAAGCCGAAGCCCTTTTCTGCGTTGAACCACTTCACGGTGCCACTGGCCATGTCATATCTCCTTCGGGGCAGTGCCCGGAGCCCACACCGTGCGGACTCCGCGTCGCCGCGATGATCGCCCCTCCGGAATAACACCGGAAATACAGAAGTGCGCCCACCGGGTCGAAACACGGCGAGAGCACTTGTAAGTTTTTGGGAACCACAACTGCAACTGAGCACAACGGTAGCACGATGCAGGCGGTCAGGCGCGGCGAGTAATTTCACTGCGCCGGTCGGCGCATAAATCCTCACCGCGGGTCGAAGTTATTTCTGTTCCGGTGACATCAGATATTCTGCCGTCGGCGTGGGGCCAGGGCCGGGGGCCACCGCAGGATCAGGACTCGGAGGTCCCGCCCGTGTCCCCGCCGTCCCGCCCCCGCTCACCGCTGTCGGCCCCGGACCCGCGCAGCTTCTCGTTGAGCCGCAGGGCCTCTTCGAGCTGGTCCTCCAGGATGACGATGCGGCACGCGGCCTCGATCGGGGTGCCGGCGTCCACGAGCTCCCGGGCGCGGGCGGCGATACGCAACTGGTAGCGGGAGTAGCGGCGGTGCCCGCCGTCGGAGCGCAGGGGCGCGATCAAGCGGGCCTCGCCGATGGCCCGCAGGAAGCCGGGAGTGGCACCGATCATGTCGGCGGCGCGCCCCATGGTGTACGCGGGGTAGTCGTCGTCGTCGAAACGGTCGGTGGCGTGCTGTTTGGCTTCTGGGGACACTTGCACCTCGTCCAAGACCCGTCGAGAGGCCCGATACCTCATCGCACGAGCTCACTATCCCTAGCCTACCAACGACAGATTTTCCCGGGCCGGTGGACGAGGTGCCGGGACGCGGCGCGTCTGCGCCGGGTCGGCCCGGGCGTTTCCGCGGGCCCGGCCGGACGTGTTTCCCCGGGGTCGGCCCGGGCAGGCGCTCCGACGGGGAGGCCGGTGACAGCCGGTGGCCAGTGGTACCGAGCCGACGGAAGGAAGTCCTCATGAGCGCCAGCGACAAGGCCAAGGCCAAGGCCCAGGAGGCCAAGGGAAGGGCCAAGGAGGCCGCGGGCGGCGCCTCCGGCGACAAGAACATGGAAGCCGAGGGCCGCGCCGAGCGGACCAAGGGCAGCATGCGCCAGGCAGCGCAGAAGGCCAAGGACGCCTTCAAGCACTGACCCGGCGCACGGCCCGTACGGGACGGGAGGTGCCTCCCCCACCAGGTGGGGGAGGCGCCTCCCGCGTCCGTTCAGCTTCCGTAGCGCAGATACACCGTGTCCCCGAGGTGCACGGTCGTGCCCCGGGAGGCGGCCACGAGGGCCGAGCCGTCGAGACCGGCCCGCCAGGTGGCAGCGCCGGCGTTCGCCGTGCCGTTCAGCGCGGTGATCGTGCCGCTGCCGGTCGCCGGGGTGAGAGAGGTCACGCAGCCGCTGGGGGTGGCCGCGGCCTTCGCGGCGTCCAGCACGGCGCCCAGCGTGGTGGTGGCGCCACCGGCCGTCACGGGCACCGAGCAGACCCGCAGCGTGCCCGTGCCGTCGTCCACGACCAGCGCGAGCGGACTGGTGGCGCCGCTGGTGAAGTCCGTGGTGCCGACCCAGCGCGGTGCCCCGGCCGTCACCGGGGTCGGCGGCGCGGCGGTGAAGCCGCCTCCGGCGACCGCGCGCAGGGCGTCGATGGAGGAGTACGCGGAGGGCGAGGTGTCCGTCGGCAGGTACTTGAAGCCGCCGGCGGGGTTGAACTGCTGGGCGAGGAGGAAGTCCAGGGGCGTCTTGCCGGCGGGCGTGGTGAAGTCGGCGCCCTGGGGGTTGAATCCGCAGGCGTTCAGACCGGACACCGCCCAGCCGTTGGAGTCGCTGTTGGCGCCGAACATCGAGTTGAACGCCCCGGAGCCGTTGACCAGCTTGCCCTTGAGGAAGTTCTTGCCCGCCACCACGGCCGGGTCGGTGTTGGCCACCCCGCTGACGCACAGGGAGGCCAGCGTCGCGCCCGTCATGTCGATGTCGCTGGTGGCGGCGAGCGAGGTCGGATTGCCCGCGGCCTGGCCGTAGTTCCAGCCGCCGTCGTTGTGCTCGTTGGCCCGGACCACGGCGACCGAGGCGTCGAG
It encodes the following:
- a CDS encoding CsbD family protein; amino-acid sequence: MSASDKAKAKAQEAKGRAKEAAGGASGDKNMEAEGRAERTKGSMRQAAQKAKDAFKH
- a CDS encoding MerR family transcriptional regulator, with amino-acid sequence MRYRASRRVLDEVQVSPEAKQHATDRFDDDDYPAYTMGRAADMIGATPGFLRAIGEARLIAPLRSDGGHRRYSRYQLRIAARARELVDAGTPIEAACRIVILEDQLEEALRLNEKLRGSGADSGERGRDGGDTGGTSES
- a CDS encoding IS30 family transposase, producing MPRRHPGRDEYERLRAAGVARRVAARQVGVNERTAKDWDWGVKKSGTTRTYADGRRVDYTTGTVTMGGVTTVPVGLPALEKQLHPRFLTLAEREQIRDLRALGWSLRAIGRALGRPASTVKREIDTNSGTGGYQPYAAHRAAAARRPRPKDRKLLREGRLRRFVQDGLRRRWSPEQICHALFKEHPDDRSMRVSVETIYQALYFQARGGLRREVQAAVRSGRTRRKPRRDPQRRTPRFTDPMVMISDRPADIEDRAVPGHWEGDLIIGAGGRSAIATLVERTTRYTMLVHLPGAAHDAETVRDGLVATIQTLPAHLRGSLTWDQGSEMARHQQFTMATGMPVYFCDPASPWQRGSNENTNGLLRQYFPKGTDLSIHSPEDLEHVAQELNGRPRKTLDWDTPAERLRDLLTT
- a CDS encoding galactose-binding domain-containing protein, coding for MWTRSSRNRRARLLPRRTGGRITVGLAAVVALATVTLTGSPTASAQAPARAALSAAQAQAAPAAAPAAVPAPPAGFTTAWSDDFSGAANTGLNTDTWRYDAGDGWTFGTGEIETMTNSTANVYQDGNGHLVLKALHSGTDPNSGWTSGRVETQADGFGAQPGGVVRMQASIQQPNVTTANGAGYWPAFWMLGSPLRVGVPWPGSGEVDILEDINGRSSVFGTLHCGVGSGGPCNETSGVGSGEHACAGCQTGYHTYAVEVDRSTSPEQIRWYLDGANYFTLKSNQVDATAWANAVDHSFYIIFDLAIGGGFPAAFGGGPNAATVSGGQMNIDYVAVYNKPPAGNFGANIAQGKPTTASSAESALFPASNATDGDITTRWSSGFSDPQWLQVDLGQSYNLTHATVTWEAASASAYQIQTSANGSTWTTVYSNNNSPADIQDTALSGTGRYVRIYATSRASQYGDSLYEFALYGTPTSGGGDPGNPGNPGGPATLLSQGKTATASSSENDSFTAPNAVDGNTGTRWSSGFSDPQWLQVDLGASHTISQVVLNWEAAYGTAYQIQTSANGSTWTTVYSTTTSTGGVQTIPVTGSGRYVRLYGTARSTQYGYSLWEFQVYGT
- a CDS encoding DEAD/DEAH box helicase yields the protein MNRTTRTNDRYSRTRTGGGSAGSSGRGFRSQAPTRSGGSGRSGAPARSGGYGRRPAAPQGEFALPVTVTPGLPPAATFAEMDMPAALVKMLVSLGVNEPFPIQSATLPNSLAGRDVLGRGRTGSGKTLAFGLAMLVRTAGQRAEPRQPLALVLVPTRELAQQVTDALTPYARSLRLRIATVVGGMSIGRQAGALRGGAEIVVATPGRLKDLIERGDCRLDRVAITVLDEADQMADMGFMPQVTELLDQVRPGGQRMLFSATLDRNVDLLVRRYLQDPVVHSVDPSSATVTTMDHHVLHVHGADKYATTTEIAARDGRVLMFLDTKHAVDRLVEHLLNSGVRAAALHGGKSQPQRTRTLEQFKNGHVTALVATNVAARGIHVDNLDLVVNVDPPSDHKDYLHRGGRTARAGESGSVVTLVLPNQRREMTRLMAAAGITPQTTQVRSGEAELTRITGAQAPSGVPVTITVPVVERAKRSAQSARGRRSRPAQYRRSSAASV
- a CDS encoding cold-shock protein → MASGTVKWFNAEKGFGFIEQDGGGADVFAHYSNIAAQGFRELSEGQKVTFDVTQGQKGPQAENIVPA